Proteins encoded in a region of the Homo sapiens chromosome 20, GRCh38.p14 Primary Assembly genome:
- the OSER1 gene encoding oxidative stress-responsive serine-rich protein 1 isoform X1: MKSEAKDGEEESLQTAFKKLRVDASGSVASLSVGEGTGVRAPVRTATDDTKPKTTCASKDSWHGSTRKSSRGAVRTQRRRRSKSPVLHPPKFIHCSTIASSSSSQLKHKSQTDSPDGSSGLGISSPKEFSAGESSTSLDANHTGAVVEPLRTSVPRLPSESKKEDSSDATQVPQASLKASDLSDFQSVSKLNQGKPCTCIGKECQCKRWHDMEVYSFSGLQSVPPLAPERRSTLEDYSQSLHARTLSGSPRSCSEQARVFVDDVTIEDLSGYMEYYLYIPKKMSHMAEMMYT, translated from the exons ATGAAATCCGAAGCCAAGGATGGAGAGGAGGAGAGTCTACAGACtgctttcaaaaaattaagaGTGGATGCATCAGG GTCTGTAGCATCTCTGTCTGTTGGAGAAGGCACAGGTGTCAGAGCACCAGTCAGAACAGCAACAGATGATACCAAACCTAAAACCACATGTGCATCTAAAGACAGTTGGCACGG gtCTACAAGGAAGTCTTCACGAGGAGCAGTGAGAACTCAGCGTCGTCGACGTTCTAAGTCTCCTGTCCTTCATCCTCCAAAGTTTATACATTGCAGTACAATAGCGTCTTCTTCCAGCAGTCAACTCAAGCACAAAAGCCAGACTGACTCACCTGATGGCAGCAGTGGGCTGGGAATTTCATCCCCTAAAGAGTTCAGTGCAGGAGAAAGCTCTACTTCTCTCGATGCTAATCACACAGGGGCAGTCGTTGAGCCTTTGAGAACTTCTGTTCCAAGGCTCCCATCAGAGAGTAAGAAGGAAGACTCCTCTGACGCTACCCAAGTCCCCCAAGCAAGTCTCAAAGCCAGTGATCTCTCTGACTTTCAATCAGTTTCCAAGCTAAACCAGGGCAAGCCATGCACATGCATAGGCAAGGAATGCCAGTGTAAGAGATGGCATGATATGGAAGTGTATTCCTTTTCAGGCCTGCAGAGTGTCCCTCCCTTGGCTCCAGAACGAAGATCCACACTTGAGGACTACTCTCAGTCGCTGCACGCCAGAACTCTGTCTGGCTCTCCCCGATCCTGTTCTGAGCAAGCTCGAGTCTTCGTGGATGATGTGACCATTGAGGACCTGTCAGGCTACATGGAGTATTACTTGTATATTCCCAAGAAAATGTCCCACATGGCAGAAATGATGTACACCTGA
- the OSER1 gene encoding oxidative stress-responsive serine-rich protein 1 isoform X2 has protein sequence MKSEAKDGEEESLQTAFKKLRVDASGSTRKSSRGAVRTQRRRRSKSPVLHPPKFIHCSTIASSSSSQLKHKSQTDSPDGSSGLGISSPKEFSAGESSTSLDANHTGAVVEPLRTSVPRLPSESKKEDSSDATQVPQASLKASDLSDFQSVSKLNQGKPCTCIGKECQCKRWHDMEVYSFSGLQSVPPLAPERRSTLEDYSQSLHARTLSGSPRSCSEQARVFVDDVTIEDLSGYMEYYLYIPKKMSHMAEMMYT, from the exons ATGAAATCCGAAGCCAAGGATGGAGAGGAGGAGAGTCTACAGACtgctttcaaaaaattaagaGTGGATGCATCAGG gtCTACAAGGAAGTCTTCACGAGGAGCAGTGAGAACTCAGCGTCGTCGACGTTCTAAGTCTCCTGTCCTTCATCCTCCAAAGTTTATACATTGCAGTACAATAGCGTCTTCTTCCAGCAGTCAACTCAAGCACAAAAGCCAGACTGACTCACCTGATGGCAGCAGTGGGCTGGGAATTTCATCCCCTAAAGAGTTCAGTGCAGGAGAAAGCTCTACTTCTCTCGATGCTAATCACACAGGGGCAGTCGTTGAGCCTTTGAGAACTTCTGTTCCAAGGCTCCCATCAGAGAGTAAGAAGGAAGACTCCTCTGACGCTACCCAAGTCCCCCAAGCAAGTCTCAAAGCCAGTGATCTCTCTGACTTTCAATCAGTTTCCAAGCTAAACCAGGGCAAGCCATGCACATGCATAGGCAAGGAATGCCAGTGTAAGAGATGGCATGATATGGAAGTGTATTCCTTTTCAGGCCTGCAGAGTGTCCCTCCCTTGGCTCCAGAACGAAGATCCACACTTGAGGACTACTCTCAGTCGCTGCACGCCAGAACTCTGTCTGGCTCTCCCCGATCCTGTTCTGAGCAAGCTCGAGTCTTCGTGGATGATGTGACCATTGAGGACCTGTCAGGCTACATGGAGTATTACTTGTATATTCCCAAGAAAATGTCCCACATGGCAGAAATGATGTACACCTGA